A portion of the Candidatus Zymogenaceae bacterium genome contains these proteins:
- a CDS encoding amidase: MTSFPDYDQYDGIGLSKLIKEGNISSIEICEEAIHRAEKLNPKLNAIITTMYDFARKEAKHPKKDAPFGGVPFLLKDVHHALKGFPMSSGSALLRNYVPAYDAEIVSRFINAGLIVLGKTNTPEFKLASVTEPEAFGPTRNPWNLEYSCGGSSGGSAAAVAAGIVPFASATDEGGSIRIPSSYCGLFGLKPSRGRNPVGPDFDEEWDGMSHSHVVSRSVRDSAVMLDAVSGFEYGAPYGIFNKERPFIEEVNVDPRKLRIAFHMKSAYGKNVHPECRKAVEHTCTLLENLGHTVEEAAPEYQEEDVVLNWCIIVIGNTAALVDGLVQTYGLSMVKNNLESANIAMDSIGKQLKALDFVKAKRRWRQLGIIMDQMLDTYDMVLTPTLGEPPVPVGSQQPGKKDRFSMKLISSFIGKLILSSRRLTYSILEEIIYNTVKDQMPFTFIANITGQPAMSVPLYWSNDGLPCGVQFIGRYGGEAQLLRLAGQLEKAQPWSGKRPNILIEK, encoded by the coding sequence ATGACTTCATTTCCTGATTATGATCAATACGATGGTATCGGTTTGTCCAAGCTTATCAAAGAAGGGAATATCAGCAGCATAGAGATTTGTGAGGAGGCTATCCACCGAGCTGAAAAACTCAATCCAAAACTGAACGCGATCATAACGACAATGTATGACTTTGCAAGAAAAGAGGCGAAACACCCGAAGAAAGATGCTCCATTCGGCGGGGTTCCTTTCTTATTGAAAGACGTCCATCATGCCTTGAAGGGTTTCCCCATGAGTTCAGGCAGCGCACTACTCAGAAATTATGTGCCCGCATATGACGCGGAAATAGTGAGCCGATTTATAAATGCCGGATTGATTGTTCTTGGAAAGACAAACACTCCCGAGTTCAAACTCGCAAGCGTTACTGAACCAGAGGCATTCGGCCCGACACGTAATCCCTGGAACCTGGAGTATTCATGCGGGGGTTCGAGCGGGGGCTCGGCCGCAGCAGTAGCAGCAGGTATTGTTCCTTTCGCATCGGCTACAGATGAGGGGGGGTCAATTCGTATTCCGTCATCTTATTGTGGTTTGTTCGGCCTCAAACCAAGCCGGGGTCGCAATCCGGTGGGACCCGACTTCGATGAAGAATGGGACGGCATGTCCCACAGCCATGTCGTTTCACGATCGGTCCGCGACTCTGCCGTCATGCTCGATGCTGTCTCGGGTTTTGAATATGGAGCACCTTACGGTATTTTTAATAAGGAAAGGCCGTTTATCGAAGAAGTAAATGTAGATCCGAGAAAGCTGAGGATCGCTTTTCATATGAAATCAGCTTATGGCAAGAATGTACATCCGGAATGCAGAAAAGCTGTGGAGCATACATGCACGCTGCTCGAAAATCTGGGACATACAGTTGAAGAAGCCGCTCCTGAATATCAGGAAGAGGATGTCGTATTGAACTGGTGTATCATTGTAATCGGGAACACAGCCGCACTTGTGGATGGACTGGTACAAACATACGGTCTTTCCATGGTGAAAAACAATCTGGAATCAGCCAATATCGCAATGGACAGCATAGGCAAACAATTAAAGGCGCTGGATTTTGTCAAGGCCAAACGTAGATGGCGGCAGCTCGGGATAATCATGGATCAGATGCTGGACACATATGACATGGTGCTTACCCCGACCCTGGGTGAGCCGCCCGTACCTGTCGGTTCCCAGCAGCCCGGCAAAAAAGACCGGTTCTCGATGAAGTTGATCTCTTCATTCATCGGAAAGTTGATTTTAAGCAGCAGGAGGCTGACCTATTCCATATTGGAAGAAATTATTTATAACACGGTAAAGGATCAGATGCCGTTCACCTTCATTGCCAATATAACAGGCCAGCCTGCCATGTCTGTTCCCTTGTACTGGTCAAATGACGGGCTCCCCTGTGGCGTTCAGTTTATCGGCCGCTATGGCGGCGAGGCTCAATTACTGAGACTTGCAGGTCAACTGGAAAAGGCGCAACCATGGTCTGGAAAGAGGCCAAATATTCTGATTGAGAAGTAA
- a CDS encoding HNH endonuclease, whose protein sequence is MSNEVISYLEMCQREGVSLQRGMNYQLRDNHSVILMSLRPNAPYADRYEEDRLIYEGHDVPRSNDNPNPKVVDQSEFTPSGNLTQNGLFFSAAHRYKLENSPPERVRVYEKIKQGIWSYNGVFHLVNAWIEESESRKVFKFELVAVEGEEDFSVSAPKNPKPRRIIPTWVKLAVWKRDGGRCVICNSTDDLHFDHIIPWSKGGSSQTPENIQLLCSRHNLGKRDKIE, encoded by the coding sequence ATGTCGAATGAGGTAATATCATATCTTGAAATGTGTCAACGTGAAGGTGTAAGCTTACAACGTGGCATGAATTACCAATTGCGTGATAATCACTCTGTAATTCTTATGTCTTTACGGCCAAATGCTCCTTATGCGGATAGATACGAGGAGGATAGATTAATCTATGAAGGTCACGATGTACCTCGATCAAATGATAATCCTAATCCAAAAGTAGTTGATCAATCGGAATTTACACCATCTGGCAATCTTACTCAAAATGGTTTGTTCTTTAGTGCAGCTCATCGTTATAAATTAGAAAATAGTCCACCAGAAAGAGTTCGAGTATACGAGAAGATTAAACAAGGTATATGGTCTTATAATGGGGTGTTTCATCTCGTTAATGCTTGGATAGAAGAGTCAGAGAGTCGGAAGGTTTTTAAATTTGAGTTGGTTGCTGTTGAAGGAGAGGAAGATTTTTCTGTATCAGCCCCTAAAAATCCAAAACCACGTAGAATAATACCAACGTGGGTAAAACTTGCAGTCTGGAAGCGTGATGGGGGCAGATGTGTTATATGCAATAGTACGGATGATCTTCACTTTGATCATATCATACCTTGGTCTAAGGGAGGTTCATCCCAGACCCCAGAGAATATCCAACTCCTCTGTAGCAGGCACAACCTGGGAAAACGAGATAAAATTGAGTGA
- the smpB gene encoding SsrA-binding protein SmpB, which yields MATKKKKINPEKASSGIKIVATNKKAKRDYFIDDTYEAGLVLEGTEVKSLREGRVNLKDAYARIKNGEVYLVSAHISPYAFGTHKNHDPERERKLLLHRQEIRRLYGKTQEKGFTLVPLSIYFKNGRAKLELGLGRGKAKYDKREAIKKKQEYRDLERALKERNK from the coding sequence ATGGCGACGAAGAAGAAAAAAATTAATCCGGAGAAGGCGTCTTCCGGCATCAAGATCGTCGCCACCAACAAGAAGGCGAAGCGGGATTACTTCATCGACGACACCTACGAGGCGGGGCTTGTTCTGGAGGGCACGGAGGTGAAGTCGCTGAGGGAGGGGCGGGTCAACCTGAAGGATGCGTACGCCCGCATCAAGAACGGCGAGGTCTATCTGGTCAGCGCACACATCAGCCCATACGCCTTCGGCACCCATAAGAACCACGATCCCGAGCGGGAGCGAAAGCTGCTTTTACACCGGCAGGAGATCAGACGGCTCTACGGCAAAACTCAGGAAAAGGGCTTTACGCTGGTGCCGCTTTCGATATACTTCAAAAACGGACGGGCGAAGCTGGAGCTGGGGTTGGGTAGGGGGAAGGCGAAATACGACAAGCGTGAGGCCATCAAGAAAAAACAGGAATACAGGGATCTGGAACGGGCGCTGAAAGAGCGGAATAAGTAG
- a CDS encoding SoxR reducing system RseC family protein: MISETGKVIEAKDGTALVLVERSAACQGCAAQGVCHTLGGGTDARITVNNDLNAKVGDLVELSIRESSLVSASFIVYMVPVAGLFAVAALAGWLAPRWGWDPEASAAAGAVVGLAASLFGIRLFHPVLDRSDTLKPVITRIVRETHGDEEEKN; the protein is encoded by the coding sequence ATGATCAGTGAAACGGGAAAAGTGATCGAAGCAAAGGACGGTACGGCGCTCGTGCTGGTGGAGCGAAGCGCCGCGTGTCAGGGATGTGCGGCCCAGGGCGTCTGCCATACTCTGGGAGGCGGCACAGACGCCCGGATCACGGTCAACAACGACCTGAACGCAAAAGTCGGAGACCTGGTGGAGCTCTCCATTCGTGAGTCATCGCTTGTGAGCGCATCATTCATCGTGTACATGGTTCCGGTGGCGGGGCTGTTTGCCGTTGCGGCCCTGGCGGGGTGGCTTGCCCCCCGATGGGGCTGGGATCCGGAGGCCTCCGCCGCAGCCGGGGCGGTCGTCGGCCTTGCGGCAAGCCTTTTCGGCATACGGCTGTTTCACCCGGTACTGGATCGATCCGACACGTTGAAACCCGTTATTACCCGTATCGTGAGAGAGACACATGGCGACGAAGAAGAAAAAAATTAA
- a CDS encoding DUF362 domain-containing protein, whose product MSDTKVPVYFVDTRSDAKSNIFGKIQKLIKAVELTDKIPQRALVALKIHFGERGNTGFLRPSYVTPFVEAAKAAGALPFVTDCNTLYVGSRAESVSHMMTAHDHGFTPDAIGAPVIIADGLRGDNVATVPISGDMYDKVTIGAEIVKSDFLICLTHFKGHELTGFGGAIKNLGMGCAGRDGKLDQHSDVSPKVKQKTCIGCGRCKLFCPAGAITLDKTATINPEICIGCGQCILTCPNGSIRIVWNSSTEMFQKKMAEYSLGVVEGKRDVSVFFNFIITVTPQCDCHNFSDAPIVGDIGVLASTDPVAIDQASADLVNRASGIVGTALTTNLEPGQDKFRGLYPHIDWSVQLSHGEKVGLGTRKYELFEL is encoded by the coding sequence ATGTCCGACACAAAAGTCCCCGTCTATTTTGTGGACACCCGATCCGACGCCAAATCAAACATATTCGGCAAGATCCAGAAGCTCATCAAGGCCGTCGAGCTGACCGATAAAATCCCCCAGCGGGCGCTGGTAGCATTGAAAATCCACTTCGGCGAGCGGGGCAACACGGGGTTTCTGCGTCCGTCCTATGTTACGCCCTTTGTGGAAGCGGCTAAGGCGGCGGGGGCTCTCCCCTTCGTGACCGACTGCAACACCCTCTACGTCGGCTCCCGGGCGGAGTCGGTCTCCCACATGATGACCGCCCACGACCACGGCTTCACCCCAGACGCCATCGGGGCGCCGGTGATCATCGCCGACGGCCTGAGGGGCGATAACGTCGCCACGGTGCCGATCTCCGGCGATATGTACGATAAAGTCACCATCGGTGCGGAGATCGTGAAATCCGACTTCCTCATCTGCCTGACCCACTTCAAGGGGCATGAGCTGACCGGCTTCGGCGGCGCCATCAAGAACCTGGGCATGGGATGCGCGGGTCGGGACGGCAAGCTTGACCAGCACTCCGACGTCTCCCCGAAGGTCAAGCAGAAAACCTGCATCGGATGCGGACGGTGCAAGCTCTTCTGCCCCGCCGGGGCCATAACACTGGATAAAACCGCGACCATCAATCCGGAGATCTGCATCGGCTGCGGACAGTGCATCCTGACGTGCCCCAACGGATCCATCCGCATCGTCTGGAACAGCTCCACCGAGATGTTCCAGAAAAAAATGGCCGAATACAGTCTCGGCGTGGTTGAGGGAAAAAGAGACGTTTCGGTCTTTTTCAACTTTATCATTACCGTTACCCCCCAGTGCGATTGCCACAACTTTTCCGATGCTCCCATCGTGGGAGACATCGGGGTGCTCGCATCCACCGATCCCGTTGCCATCGACCAGGCCTCGGCGGACCTGGTCAACCGGGCGTCCGGAATCGTCGGCACGGCTCTGACCACCAACCTGGAGCCGGGGCAGGACAAATTCCGGGGGCTCTACCCGCACATCGACTGGTCGGTTCAGCTTTCTCACGGCGAAAAGGTGGGCCTGGGGACCAGGAAATATGAACTGTTTGAGCTATGA
- a CDS encoding enoyl-CoA hydratase/isomerase family protein, translating into MKDYTTMLTDRPTDGLLLVTFNSPDTLNAIGPAMLDELDDLFSSLMNDEETKVVVFTGAGRGFCAGADLGAAAASEGSVLFSDPERFLKLVQERFASIILNIRRIPQVVISAVNGPCAGGGFCMALASDVRIAAPEAVFVASFINIGLSGGELGTTYLLPRLIGLSRASEILYSGRKVSGEEAEKFGLVSKLVPKEKLIDEALNIAGPILQKSFPALKFTKVALNQNVDAPSLEAAVNLENRNQALMVFSGTFFEMVKHFIAQSK; encoded by the coding sequence ATGAAAGACTACACCACCATGCTGACGGACCGGCCCACAGACGGCCTGCTCCTGGTCACCTTCAACTCACCCGACACCCTCAACGCCATCGGCCCTGCCATGCTCGACGAGCTGGATGATCTCTTCAGTTCTCTCATGAACGATGAGGAGACGAAGGTGGTGGTATTCACCGGGGCGGGGCGCGGCTTTTGCGCCGGCGCCGACCTGGGAGCCGCCGCCGCCAGCGAGGGAAGCGTATTATTCAGCGACCCGGAGCGGTTTCTCAAGCTGGTCCAGGAGCGCTTCGCCTCCATCATTCTGAACATCCGCCGCATTCCCCAGGTGGTCATCTCCGCGGTGAACGGCCCCTGCGCCGGAGGCGGCTTCTGCATGGCCCTGGCAAGCGACGTACGTATCGCCGCCCCCGAGGCGGTGTTTGTGGCGTCGTTCATCAACATCGGCCTCTCCGGGGGCGAGCTGGGCACCACGTACCTCCTGCCCCGGCTCATCGGTCTCTCCCGGGCGTCGGAAATTCTCTATTCCGGCAGGAAGGTCTCGGGCGAGGAGGCGGAAAAATTCGGCCTGGTCTCTAAACTCGTCCCGAAGGAGAAGCTGATCGATGAGGCCCTCAACATCGCCGGGCCGATACTCCAGAAAAGCTTCCCGGCCCTGAAATTCACCAAGGTGGCCCTCAACCAGAACGTGGACGCGCCCAGCCTGGAGGCGGCCGTCAACCTGGAAAACAGGAACCAGGCCCTGATGGTCTTTTCCGGCACGTTCTTCGAGATGGTCAAGCACTTTATAGCCCAGAGCAAGTAA